A genomic stretch from Desulfotignum balticum DSM 7044 includes:
- a CDS encoding 5-formyltetrahydrofolate cyclo-ligase — protein MEEVKNTSSNILVQVAEKLDEFTKPELEAKYEQIQAKVFEFANFREAQISFMYTSGNDQIPMEPIIRKALQIEKAIVLPVFTDTKNVFNLCKISDYDKDLGLNKNDILEPDTEKCKKVLLDDIDIAFIPGLAFDDKGGRIGLGNNYYTRLITRLPETCRKVSLAFEEQIVEQIQMDSRKHTVDIIITDKRIIYKI, from the coding sequence ATGGAAGAGGTGAAAAACACAAGCAGCAACATACTGGTGCAGGTGGCTGAAAAATTGGATGAATTCACCAAACCCGAGCTGGAAGCCAAATATGAGCAGATTCAGGCCAAAGTGTTTGAATTCGCCAATTTCAGAGAAGCCCAGATTTCTTTCATGTATACATCGGGCAATGATCAGATTCCCATGGAGCCGATCATCCGGAAAGCCCTTCAGATTGAAAAAGCGATTGTTCTCCCGGTTTTTACAGACACGAAAAATGTGTTCAATCTTTGTAAAATATCCGATTATGACAAGGATCTGGGCTTGAACAAAAACGACATTCTGGAGCCGGACACGGAAAAATGCAAGAAAGTCCTTCTGGATGACATTGACATTGCATTTATTCCGGGACTGGCTTTTGATGACAAAGGGGGCCGCATCGGATTGGGCAACAACTATTACACCCGCCTGATCACCCGGCTGCCGGAAACCTGCCGGAAGGTGTCCCTAGCCTTTGAAGAGCAGATCGTGGAGCAGATCCAGATGGATTCCAGAAAACACACCGTGGATATCATTATCACTGACAAGCGGATTATCTACAAGATATAA
- the serS gene encoding serine--tRNA ligase has translation MLDLKYIINHLDTVQKGMEKRNAPIDFSPLFQNEEKRKKLLLEIEQLRHQRNVVSDDIAKMKRSGQDAQPRIEEMRTVSETIKNLDQDLVEVETAIHSFLITLPNLPHDDVPKGRDDTENRLERTYGTPRQFDFPIQDHADIGENLGILDLGRAAKLAGSRFPLYMGSGARLERALINFMLDIHTREHGYKETLPPFIVNRATMTGTGQLPKFEEDLFKLEGLDYFLIPTSEVPVTNIYANEILAEADLPCKFTAYTPCFRSEAGSYGRDTKGLIRQHQFNKVEMVKITTPESSFDELESLLANAETILQRLELPYQVLTLCTGDLGFSATKTYDIEVWMPGQDKYREISSCSNCLDFQARRANIRFKRENAKKPEFCHTLNGSGLAVGRTFAAILENYQQPDGTVTIPEALIPYMGGQKTIKNEN, from the coding sequence ATGCTGGATTTAAAATATATTATCAACCATCTGGACACGGTGCAGAAAGGGATGGAAAAACGGAATGCCCCCATTGACTTTTCACCCCTTTTTCAAAACGAAGAAAAAAGAAAAAAACTGCTGCTGGAAATCGAACAGTTGCGCCATCAGCGCAATGTGGTGTCCGATGACATTGCAAAAATGAAACGGTCCGGCCAGGATGCCCAGCCCCGCATCGAAGAGATGCGGACCGTGTCCGAAACCATTAAAAATCTGGACCAGGACCTGGTGGAAGTGGAAACCGCCATCCATTCCTTTTTGATCACCCTGCCCAACCTGCCCCATGACGATGTGCCCAAAGGCCGAGACGATACGGAAAACCGGCTGGAAAGAACCTATGGCACGCCCCGGCAATTCGATTTTCCGATTCAGGATCATGCCGACATTGGAGAAAACTTAGGGATTCTGGATCTGGGCCGGGCCGCCAAACTGGCGGGTTCGCGATTCCCGCTGTACATGGGGTCCGGCGCACGCCTGGAACGGGCGTTGATCAATTTCATGCTGGACATTCATACCCGGGAACATGGGTATAAGGAAACCCTTCCCCCGTTTATCGTGAACCGCGCCACCATGACCGGCACGGGCCAGCTGCCCAAATTCGAGGAAGACCTGTTCAAGCTGGAAGGGCTGGACTATTTTCTGATTCCCACCTCAGAAGTGCCCGTGACCAATATCTATGCCAATGAAATTCTGGCGGAGGCGGATCTGCCCTGTAAATTCACGGCCTACACCCCCTGCTTCCGGTCTGAAGCCGGGTCTTACGGCCGGGACACCAAAGGGCTGATCCGGCAGCACCAGTTCAACAAAGTGGAAATGGTGAAGATCACCACCCCGGAATCTTCCTTTGATGAGCTGGAATCCCTGCTGGCCAATGCCGAAACCATTCTTCAGCGCCTGGAACTTCCCTATCAGGTTCTGACGCTGTGCACCGGAGATTTGGGCTTTTCCGCCACCAAAACCTATGATATCGAGGTGTGGATGCCGGGACAGGACAAATACAGAGAGATCTCTTCTTGCAGCAACTGCCTGGATTTTCAAGCGCGCCGGGCCAACATCCGCTTTAAGCGGGAAAATGCCAAAAAACCCGAATTCTGCCATACCCTGAACGGGTCCGGCCTGGCCGTGGGCAGAACCTTTGCCGCCATCCTTGAAAACTATCAGCAGCCCGACGGAACGGTCACCATTCCCGAAGCGCTCATCCCATACATGGGAGGTCAAAAAACGATCAAAAATGAAAACTGA